CCAGAGTTATGAAAAAATGGATAACCCTTTTAGCTGTGTTGACCCTCATGGTGGGAGTCACTGCCTGTGGCAGCGACAAGCCCGATGACCTGCCCGAATCAGAGAGCGCCTCGGCCACCAAGTCCTTCACGCTGATTGCCTCTGCCGGTGCAGCATCAAGGAGTGAAATCACCTTTTCGTTGAGTGACTTCGCAGCCATCAGCGAATATGTGAAGTATGTCAGCAATGCCATCATTCAAACGACCTCTTATGTGGAAGTGAGGGGTATCACTGCAGCACAGACAGTAGAGCTGCAGAATGTAACCCTCTCGTTGAAGAGTGATTCCAAGAAAAAGATTGTGTTGCCCGTGATTGACTCCAACGAGAAATTTATGGAACTGACACAACTCACCTTCCTGCAGGAGATCATGAACGAGATCTACCGGAGAGGTTCTTCTACGGTGGTGCTTACATACACCTCTACACACAACCTCACCTCACCGGTTACATTGGCCATCAAACTCGATGGTAAGTTTACATTCAATTGATCGTCAATTCCCATACACACAAAAAAAGGTTGCCTTTCGGGGCAACCTTTTTTTAATTCAATTACTGAATAAGGATTTCAAAGGGCGTTACACCACCGGTTCGAGGTACTGCGCATAGCAATAGCCCTCTTCACCGTCCACGTCGCGTACCAGCCACCAGAGATCGTTGCTCTTGCTGATCAGGGTGATGATTTCACCCTTCTCTGCCTTGCCAACAATAGGTTGGTCGGTACCGGGACCCTTGCGGATGTTAAGTCTGCTTTCTCTGGTAACCACCCGTACCTTGCCACCGTCTGTAACGGCAGCCTTCACGTTCAGCAGCACATCATTGCTTCTGAACTGCGGGTCGAGGCGTTGGTAAATATCCCACATCTTATTTTTGATGTCCGCTGTGGGCACCGTTCCATCGATCTTCAGCACGTTACCTGCATCATTCACAATCAGGTTGTTAGTGCGGGCCAGATCAATAAGTTCCTTGTACTTTTCTGTCAATGCCATGATTTTGTTATTTTACGGTAAGGTTGTTCACGATTTGCACCGGGTTCAGTGCGTTCAGCTTCTGCATCAGAGTGGGAAGATCTCTTTCCCTTATCTCACCGGTAAGGGTGATCACGCCATTCTCTACGGCGGCAGTCACAGTTGCATGATCTTTCATCGCATCAGCCAAAGCCGCGTTGATGGCAGCATCAAGTTCAGAATAGTCCGGTGCGGGAGGAACCACTTCAATATTGTTTACCACCGACTTCACATTTTCCACTGCAGCAACAGCGCTTTCGGCAGCAGCCTTTGCAACATCATCATCAACAATCCCTGTCAGGGTAGCTACCTGTTCCTGTACGGTTACTACAACTCCGGCAAGAGCGGGATCAGCCATCAATACTTCCTGTGCAGCTTTCTGCACTTCAGCGTCGTTTACTTTTTTACACGAGGCAACACTCATACCGAGTGCCAGGATCAGTGTAATTGCTGTCATGAATCTAAATGCTTTCATTGTTTTCTTTTTTAAATTAAACGTTTCTGTTTCATGTTTTTTCACACTTACATATGAATAAAACACACAAGCAATCGAAAAGTTTTGGCAACACCCTTAAAAAAAAGATTCCTCTATCCTTTTATACTCAGAATATTCGAGTGTACTTGTGGCAGTAGGGGTTAGTCCCCTTGTGTTCGTAGTACTGCTGATGATAGTTTTCCGCCTTCCAGAAGCGAGAAGCAGGTTTGAGCATCGTGGCCACCCTATATCCCTTTTCGGTCAACAGGCTGATGTACTTCTCAGCGATCGCCTTTTCCGTCTCATCATTGTAGAAGATGCAGGAGAGGTATTGCGGACCGATGTCGGGACCCTGACCGTTTGTCTGTGTAAAGTCGTGCGTCTCGAAAAAGAGCTTCACCATCGCCTCATAGGAGGTCTCAGAAGCGTTGTATACCACTTCGGTGGTCTCCAGGTGGCCGGTGTTCTTCTCGCACACCTGTGCGTATGAGGGATTCTCCACATGGCCTCCCATGAAGCCCACATTGGTCTCCTTCACACCGGGAGCTTTCATGAAGAAGTACTCCGTACCCCAGAAGCAACCGGAGGCGAAATAGCTTTTTTTCAGGTTTGCGTTTTCAGCAGGCATGAATTTCAGCGATACCGAGTTCACGCAATGGCGCGTCTGCTTCGCTGTGAATCCCTCACCGAGGAACACGTGCCCCAGGTGCGCTCCGCAGTTGTTGCAGAGAATCTCCGTGCGACGTCCGTCGGCATCGAGCACCCGTTTCACGGCACCCTCAATTTCATCGTCGAACGAGGGCCAGCCACAGTGGGCGTCGAATTTGTCGTGCGACCGGTAGAGTGGGGCATCGCATCGTTTGCAGAGGTAAAGACCCTCGCTCTTGTTGTTCAGTAACTCGCCTGTGAAAGGCCTTTCCGTTCCTTTGTGAACGATCACTCGCTCCTCTTCGGGAGTCAATGGGTTCCAGTTCATATTGCTTGTTTGGTTTGTATTTGTTTTTTGTGATTGTCCCTGCGCACACATCGTGAGCAACAGAAGTGCAAAGAAAATGATTCCTGTGATTCTTTTCATTGTTGCTGATTGTTTTTTATCTGTTTCCACTCCTCAGAAAGCGGAGAAAGGCAAACCTGCGTCGTCTGGTCAGGTAGTTTTTGTCCCAGTCGTAGGCGTAGGCTTCACGTTCGAATGAAATCTCTCGGTAGGCTGCAAACCAACTCCCGTAGCGAATCCAGTTGACAAGCCACTCACCGGTATACCAGAGATAGAAGCCGATGCCCCAGAGCTCCCTGAGCTGTCGACTGTGAATGGCTTCGTGTTGCATCACCCGTTCTTCAAGAGCCCCATGTTCCTTTCTGGCGACGATGATCCCGAACAAGTTGATCGCCCTGAACCCCTTCACCGGTAAATAGTTCGAATAGAAGACCCTCATCTTTTTAACCCTGTTTCACACGCTTTATACCAATCAAAGATAGAAACAATCCCCGAAATTCGTACCTTTGCATTCTTAAAAATCGATAAATCAAAACTGAAGGAATATGGACCACAATTTTTCTGCCGACCTGCCCTATAAGGTGGCTGACATCAACCTGGCCGACTTTGGCCGCAAGGAGATTGAAATCGCTGAGCATGAGATGCCCGGCCTGATGGCCATCCGCAGGAAGTATGCCGCGGAGAAGCCGCTGCAGGGTGCCCGCGTGATGGGATCGCTGCACATGACCATACAGACGGCTGTGCTGATCGAGACACTGGTGGAGCTGGGAGCCGATGTGCGGTGGGCCAGCTGCAACATCTTCTCCACGCAGGATCATGCCGCCGCCGCCATCGCTGCCGCGGGTGTCCCGGTCTATGCCTGGAAGGGTGAGACGCTCGAAGAGTACTGGTGGTGTACCGAGATGGCGCTTCGCTTCCCCGGCGGCAAGGGGCCTCATATGATCGTGGATGACGGTGGTGACGCCTCACTGCTGGTGCACATGGGCTACCAGGCCGAAAACGACGCCTCCACCATCGACCGCAAGGGATCGAACCGCGAGGAGCAGGCCATCCTGGACACGCTGCACCGCATCCTTAAGGAAGATGATCAGCGTTGGCACCGCACCATTGCAGAGATGAAGGGAATCTCTGAGGAGACCACCACCGGTGTGCACCGCCTCTACCAGATGATGGAGCGTGGAGAGCTGCTGGTGCCGGCCATCAACGTCAACGACTCGGTGACCAAGTCGAAGTTCGACAACCTCTACGGCTGTCGCGAGTCCCTCGCCGACGGCATCAAGCGCGCCACCGATGTGATGATTGCCGGTAAGGTGGTGGTGGTGCTGGGTTACGGTGATGTGGGCAAGGGCTGTGCCAAGTCGATGCGCTCCTACGGTGCACGGGTCATCGTCACCGAGATCGACCCCATCTGTGCGCTGCAGGCAGCCATGGAGGGATTCCAGGTGACCACCATTGAAGAAGCTCTCCCGGAAGGCAACATCTATGTTACCACCACCGGCAACCGTGACGTGATCACCATCGATCATATGCAGCAGATGAAAGATCAGGCCATCGTCTGCAACATCGGCCACTTCGACAACGAGATACAGGTGGACAAGCTGACCACCTTCCCGGGCATCGTGCACACCAACATCAAGCCGCAGGTAGATAAGTACACCTTCCCCGGGGGCAACTCCCTCTTCCTGCTGGCCGAAGGGCGCCTGGTGAACCTGGGATGCGCTACGGGGCACCCCTCCTTCGTGATGAGCAACTCCTTCGCCAACCAGACCCTGGCGCAGCTCGACCTTTGGCAGCACGATTATGCGCCTGGTGTCTATCGTCTGCCCAAGGCACTCGACGAAGAGGTGGCGCGGCTGCACCTGGAGCAGATCGGTGTGAAGCTGACCACGCTCACTGAAAAGCAGGCCAATTATATCGGTGTTGCGGTAGAGGGACCGTTCAAGCCGGAGCATTATAGATATTAGCTTTTAGCTTTTAGCTGATAGCTTTGTTGGTGGAAGTTTGAAGGGAGCAGCGGTTTGTGTTTGGTTTTCAGCCGATGGCTTTCAACCGGGAAAAAATGGGCAAAATGTTGCTTTAACAGTTGCAAAACTGAAATAAACGTTTTATCTTTGCACTCGCTTTTGAAAGAAAGCACCAGGTCGATTCGCTAGCTCAGCTGGTAGAGCACATCCCTTTTAAGGATGGGGTCCTGGGTTCGAACCCCAGGCGAATCACTTCAAAAAAACCTCAACAACACTGTTGAGGTTTTTTTGTGACGCTGCAACGATCGTCACTGTGCAGGGTGATCCAATCATATGTTGCGTCTGATAATATATAATGTTTGACATGTCACAACTTCACAACCGTATCTCCAACAAGGAGCTGAAGGAGCGTATGCTGCAGGAAACAGAACCCCGCATCACCCTCTCCTTCTACAAATATTTCACGATCAATGATCCCCGGCAGTTTCGCGACCACCTTTACATCCGCTTCAACGAGATCGGTGTGTTCGGTCGCGTCTACATTGCACGGGAGGGGATCAACGGACAGATCTCTGTGCCGGAGGGCAACCTTGAACTGTTTCGCGAGATCCTCTACGCTGCCGACCCGGCACTGAACGGCATCCGCCTTAACATCGCTGTGGATGACGATGGAAAATCGTTCTGGGTACTGCGCATGAAGGTGCGCCACAAGGTTGTGGCCGACGGCATCGAGGATCCCGATTTCGATCCTTCCAAAACGGGGAAATACCTTAAGGCGCGGGAATACAACGAGCTCACACAGCGGCCAGATACCATCGTGGTGGATATGCGCAACCACTACGAGTATGAGGTAGGTCATTTCGAGAACGCCATCGAGGTGCCCTCCGATACCTTCCGGGAGCAGCTGCCCATGGCGGTGGAGATGCTGCAGGAGCACAAGGAGAAGAACATCGTGATGTACTGCACCGGCGGCATCCGATGCGAGAAGGCCAGTGCCTACCTACGCCACAATGGGTTCAAGAATGTCTATCACGTGGAGGGCGGTGTACTGGAATATGTGCGCAAGGTACGGGAGCAGCAGTTGCCGTTAAAGTTCATCGGCAAGAACTTCGTGTTCGATGAACGGCTGGGAGAGCGGATCACCGACGATGTGATTGCCCGCTGCCACCAGTGCGGTGCACCCGGCGACAGCCATACCAACTGCCGCAACGAGGGATGTCACCTGCTCTTCATCCAGTGTGCGCAGTGTGCCGCGGAGATGGAGGGGTGTTGTTCCGATCACTGCCGGGAGCTGCTCCATCTTCCTGAAGAAGAGCGGAAGCGTTTGCGAAAGGGAGCCAATAAGGGTCAGATGATCTTCAACAAGTCGCGCAACAACCCGCTGCTGCGCAACAGGAGGGTTGCGGGCAGTTAACCCGCACTACTTCCGCTCAATCTCCCGCAGGTTCTCCATCCGCTTCCTGGCCAGGAATCCGTTGATGTCCTCCAGGTGCTCAGTCACCTTGCGGTTGCCGAACTCATACACCTTTTTTGCCAGCCCGTCGAGGAAGTCACGGTCGTGCGACACCAGGATCAGCGTGCCGTCGAACTCAATCAGTGCCTGTTTCAGGATATCCTTTGTCTTGAGGTCCAGGTGATTGGTAGGCTCGTCGAGGATCAGCAGGTTCACCGGTTCCAGCAGCAGCTTGATCATGGCCAGGCGGGTGCGCTCACCGCCCGAGAGCACCTTCACTTTCTTGTCGATATCCTCCCGGCCAAACATGAAGGCTCCCAGGATATCCCGTATCTTCGTACGGATGTCACCCACCGCAATGTCGTCGATGGTCTGAAAGACCGTCAGCTCCTCCTCCAGCAGCGATGCCTGGTTCTGTGCGAAGTAACCGATCTTCACATTGTGGCCCAGTTGCAGGTTGCCATTGAAAGCGGTCTCCCCCATGATGCATTTGACAAGGGTCGATTTCCCCTCACCGTTGCGGCCCACGAAGGCCACCTTCTCACCCCGTTCAATCATGAAGTTGACATCGCTGAAGATCAGCTTCTCATCGTACGACTTGTGGAGACCCTCCGCCGCCACCGGATAGCTGCCTGAGCGTGGGGCAGGAGGGAAGCGCAGCTTCAGTGCCGAGGTGTCCACCTCATCCACCTCCACCAGCTCCAGCTTCTCCAGCATCTTTACGCGCGACTGCACCTGGAGTGTCTTGGAGTAAGTTCCTTTGAACCGCTCGATGAACTCCCTGGTCTCGGCAATCATCTTCTGCTGGTCGTCATATTGCTTCTGCTGCTGCTCACGGCGCTCGCGGCGAAGCTCCATGTAGTGCGAGTAGGTAGCCTTGTAATCGTAGATCCTTCCCATGGTCACCTCGATGGTGCGGTTGGTGATGTGGTCCACGAAGGCCCGGTCGTGTGAGATCACCACCACCGCCCTGGCGCTGTTGATCAGGAACTCCTCGAACCACTCCACCGAGTCGATGTCGAGGTGTTTGGTAGGCTCGTCCAGCAGGATCAGGTCGGGGTCCTGCAGCAGGATCTTGGCCAGCTCGATGCGCATGCGCCAGCCGCCGCTGAATTGGGAGGTCTGCCGGTCGAAGTCGCTCCGTGCGAACCCCAGTCCCAGGAGCGTCTTCTCCACCGCGGCGTCGTAGTTGATCTCCTCGATGCCGTAGAACTTCTCGCTGAGAGCCGATACCTGCTCTATGAGCTGCATGTACTCGTCCGACTCATAGTCGGTACGCACCGTCAGTTCATGGTTGATGCGTTCCATCTCCTCCTCCAGCTGGTGGATGTGTGAAAAAGCCTGTGCCGTCTCCTCGAAGAGGGTACGTCCATCCTCTATCATCAGGTGCTGCGGCAGGTAAGCCACCGTGAAATCCTTCGGCATGGAGACCCTCCCCCGGGTAGGCTGCCGCACCCCTGCCAGTATCTTCAGCAGGGTCGATTTGCCCGCCCCGTTCTTGCCCATCAACGCAATCCGGTCGTTGGGATTTATGGCGAAGGAGATATCCGAAAACAATGCAGCTCCCCCAAACTCAACCGTCAATCCGTCCACTAAAAACGTGAGTTCGGGATAACATATTATCCCCAAATGGTTAATTGACTTGACTTTTCCACTTCAAATTTGATTGAAGGCTTTTTGGGAAAGAAACAATATGCCACCAATGCAGCAATTATGTTCATGATGAAATTATGTGTGGAACGATGCCTTGAATGTTCTATCTGGCAGATATTCTTCAGTTCATCATTGATGGACTCAATTACAGATCTTTTGCGTAAGAGAATCTTGTCGCGGAATGACATCAGGGAATTTTTCATATTTGAGCGTATACCGGTCACTAAATGAACACCCTGGTCAAACAGCATCTCGAAGAGCTTTGTGCTGATGTAACCCTTGTCTGCATATAGTTTACCGAAAAGATCTTTGGTAAGAACATTGATTACGTCAGGGTTTCTATCGTCGACATTGCCTTTTGTGAGAGAGAAATTCAGCAATTCACCCTTTTCGTTACAGACCAGATGAAGCTTGAATCCAAAAAACCAGCCCATCGTACTTTTCCCTCTTTGTGCCAGATCCCTGAATACTTTATTCGAGTGTATACGCTTGTTATGACATACTTTAATGGGAGTGCTATCCACATATGTAATGCCTGTGCATTCACCAAATCCAAAGAGTTTGAGCAAGAGCATGAAAGGTACAATCACCCTGGGTTGCAACTCGACAAAACGGTTGTAGGAAACGGCATTTGGAAAATAGCTCTTCATGTGTTTGCAAATATAAAACAGGTAATAATTCTTGAAATTATGGAAGGTTCCGCAGTGGAAACAGACCATCACGGCAATAATCTCGCTCTGGGACATTTGCGTTTTCCTGTTTCTCCTTTTAGTTGTACCCCCGGCTTGAAGTTGATGATTCTGAATTTCATTCTCATATTCTGCACAAAAATCGTCGGCAATACAAAATATTTCAATAACTTTGTCTGTTGTGATCATAGGGCTGATGTTTGTTATTTGTTTGATTATCAGCTATAAATATACAAATAATCTCCCTATATCACAACTTTTTTTATGCTTTTCTTATCCCGAACTCACGTTAATACCATATCATTTTTTTAAGGCTGCAAAGATACAGCTAGAAATCGGGTTGGGAAAATCAAAAGATCGATTTCAATGACTTAAGGACCATGAATTATTTTGCAGTTCACCAATTAATTCTTATCTTTGCACCCGCAATTACAGTTTATACTCATTTTACAAGAACTACTAAATGGCAACAAAATTACGTTTACAGAGAAGAGGACGGAAGAACTATCCTTTTTATCAGATCATTGTTGCAGATAGCAGAGCTCCACGGGATGGAAAGTATATTGAAAGGATTGGTTCCTACAATCCGAATACACATCCTGCTACGATCACTTTAGATTTCGACAGAGCTTTGTATTGGCTGCAGACAGGGGCACAGCCCTCTGACACCGTACGCAACATCCTTTCCGAGGAAGGGGTGCTGATGAAGAAGCATCTCCTGGGTGGAGTCACCAAGGGTGCATTTGATGCCGCTGAAGCGGAAAGACGTTTCGAGGCATGGAAGAACAACAAGCAACAGGCTAACCACTCTCTCAAGCTGAAAGATGAAGAGAAAGAGCGTGCAGATGCAAAGGCTCGTCTCGATGCAGAGAAAGAGGTGAACAAGGCAAGAGCTGAAGTGTTGGCGCTGAAGAAAGCCGAAGAGGAGGCTGCCAATGCTCCGGTTGTGGAGGAAGCACCTGCAGTTGAAGAGCCCAAGGCCGAGGAAGCACCCGCGGTTGAAGAAGCACCTGTGGTTGAAGAAGCACCCGCAGTTGAGGAACCCAAGGCCGAAGAAGCTCCTGCAGTTGAAGAACCTAAGGTTGAGGAAGCACCCGTTGCTGAAGAGCCCAAGGCTGAAGAAGCACCCGCTGCTGAAGAGCCCAAAGCTGAAGAAACTCCTTCTTCCGAAGAGAAGAAAGAGAGTGCAGAATAATTCAATCAAACATACTATACTAAAAAAACCGGTGTCCATGTGGCACCGGTTTTTTTGTTGTAAAGTGAGCGTCGTACCTCATTCGGTCAGGTAGTGCCAGAAGCTTTTTGGCAGGAAGATATTTGGTACTTCTTGAGCATTTGTAAAAAGAGGTGCAATCTCTGAGTCATGGAAGCCTGCGATGCCACAACCTACGCGCGTCACCAGAAAGGTGAGATCGGGATTGAGGCGTGCAAAATCGATGAATTCCTCCACGTAGGGTCGTATCTCCTCGGGTCCCCCATGCATTGTGGGGATGCCGTAGGACTGTCCCTGAAGTCCAACTCCCTGTCCCCATATCGCTCCAAACCGGTTGTGGGCCGTTTTTGCGGCACCACCTCCATGGCTCCCCTCCAGGTTACTCCCGAAAACAAAGATCTCGTTTTCCTCCAGGTCGGTGATAAAATCAGGTGTTATTCTATTGTTGTTCATTCCTGTATATTGGGTTTGTACATATCGGCCGCAGTGATGCCGCACGCCTCTTTCATCTCGATGCAATATTCCATCTTGCCGAAGTTACCGTCAGCATTGTTGGTGCCGAAGGTGAACTTGAGGCCCGCATTTTTTGCCTTCTGAATGAATGCCTGGTAGGGGATACGGTATCGGTGATTGATTTCCAGTGCTTTCCCGGTACCCTTCATGGCTGTGATTACCCTGTCCATCCGCTCTTCTGTCCAGAAGGCATCGTAGCGGTCGTTCATCACCTCCGGCAGGAAGTTGGGGTTCACATACACATCCATCGGCTCCTGCATCACCGCCACGATCTTCTCCACGATCAGATCCATGTACTCTTCTTCATCTTCGATGAACACCTCCTCCGGGATCCAGAGGCGGGTGCGGCGCCCTTTACGGTCGGTGAAGGTGAGGGCGTCGGTGAAGACGTAGTCGAACCGTTCGCGCACCTCTTCCGAGAAGGTCTCCGGCCACTCCCTTCCTTCACCCTGCATCGCCTGGATGAAGGGTTGACCCTCCATCTCCTTCAGGTATTGCAGCACCTCCTCATCGCTGGTGATGGGGAAGCCGATGCCGCAGTTGGGTGCCAGCGCATAGTTGATGCCATAGCGGCGCGATTGTGCGGCAGCCTCATCGGCGCTGATCCCCTTGAGGTGCACGTGGTAGTCGAGTACCGGGAAGTTCTCCTGATGCAGACGGATGATCTGATCGTCTGTTTCGTCAATCGCTTCTGCCAGTTGTGTGGATAGATCGGTCGCTTCCGGCAGCAGTGCGAGTGAGATCGCGCTCACTTCGATTGTCCCTGCATTGCTTTTCAGGGCGAACGTGCCTTTGGAGAGAAGTTGCGATGCATGCTCCTCGGTGCGGTAGGGTGCTGCAGGCTCGATGTACTCCACCACGGGGGTTCCGTTCAGCAGGATGGTGATCGCATTGCCCTCCACGCGGAGGATCATGTTGAACCACTCGTTGCTCTTCACCACCGATTTGGTCAGGTTGCGCACCCCCAGCAGGCTGCCGGTCTTGGTCCACCACTCCTCATCGGTCAGGTCGTTGTTGAGCGCTACCCTGTAGCCTTTTGTCATTGCTTCATCACTGTGAAAAGCAAGGAATCCCTTGCCGGTTTCTGTGAGTCGCAAGGTGAGTGACAGTTCGAAGTTGTCGTACCTCCCCTTTTTCAATAGTGCTGCTGCTCCCTCGTTGAGGGTAAGGGTCTTGTCACTGATCGTGGCATCACCCTGCAGCTCCCACAACGTTGCTGCGTTCTCCCCCAGGAGGTCTCCCGAGGGTTGAGATCCGTTGCAGGCAGTCAGCAGAAGTGCCGAGAGGATCATCACGAAAAATGTGTTTTTCTTCATCTTGTTATGTTGTTGGGTCAAAAGGCGATCACAAGTTCCACCGTAAATTTGTTCGAATCCATCTCCGGGTTCTCTGCGAAGATGGTCATGTCGTTATCTACCATATACCATTCGTAGTCGAACCGCAGAATGGATGAGTAGCCACTACGCTTAAAACCGAAACCCAGTCCCGCGGTAAGCCGATTTACATCAAATCCCTCCATGTCAAAATTCTCGTCGATCGCATCCCACCGCAGCGCAGGGATCATCTTGTCGAAAAAGCGGGCTTTGACCGGGAGATTGTAGGCGCTCTGGATGTAATAGGAGAGAAGGTCACTGAAGAAATCGGTTTTGCTCTCCCGCTTCATCACCTCGCTTTCGAGTTTCCAGTTGGAGGTTGCATAGCGGAAGTCGGCACCATAGATGAAGAACTGCTTGGTGTCATCCTTGGGGTAGTTATACATCTTGGCAGTGACGCGTGCTCCCTGCATGCCACCCAGCTCAATTCGCCCCCCGTACGATAGATTTTTTTTCCATACCGGGTCGTTGATGGCGTTGCCGTTGAAAAGTCCTCCCTCCAGCTTCACCGGCAAGCTTCCCACACGGAAGTCGTACTTGGCCAGCATCCCCAGGTCGCGGGTACTGATGAAGTATTTTCCGATAAAGGCACGGTTTGCGAACATCATGGTCGCCGGGGTGGTGATATAGGAGTTGAAGAGCGGGATCCCGGTCTGTCCCAGGGTGAAGGAGAATCCCTCAGCCGGAGAGAGTGTGCCGCTCAGGTCGAGCACCTTGAAGTCGCCATTGTCGCTCAGCTCCAGTTGTGCACGGTAGGAGGCAAAGCTGTTGATAATACCTTTCACACCGATGCGTGAATTGCGTACCGAGAAACGCGAGTTGCCGCTTTCGGTGGCGTATTCATACTTGTTCTTGAGTGTGCCGTCCACATGTATCGAGGGATAGCGGGTGCTGTCAGCTTCTTCAGCCGTCAGTCGAAATGAGATCAGTGAGAGAAGTAGAATGGTGTAATGGATGATTCTCATAAATTATCTGTTATTGTTAATTGTTGATTGAAAAGACAGGGCTGCTTCTGCTTCCAGCAACTTCACTTTTACATGCGTACCCCAGTGGTAGCCACCCATCTGTTTGTCGGAACGCAGCACGCGGTGACAGGGAATCAGGCAGGCTACCGGGTTCCGGCCTACTGCATTGCCCACCGCCCGTGATGAGGCTGGATGACCGATCTTTTGTGCGAGCGTGGCGTAACTGGTGGTCTTGCCACAAGGGATCTGCAGTAACTCCTCCCATACCGCCAATTGAAACGCTGTTCCCTTGAGATGAAGTGACAGCGTATCTTCACTATAGGGTTTCTCGATCCGGGCAAGGGCACGTCGGTGGAGTGGATCCTCACCGGAAGTGATAAGTGCTGCAGGAAAACGATCTCTCAATTCGCCGAGCAGCTGCTCTTCTTCGCCGAAACCGGTAAAAAGGATACCCCGTGTAGAGGAGGCGATCAGCAACGGTCCGTAGGAGCTGTTGTGAATTGCGTAACGGATCACCAGCTCCCTTTCTTCTGCCGGTGTCATGGGTATGATCCTGTGCTGAGCGGGGCTTGCATTCATTCCGTGTCGACTGGTTATCTCTTTCTCGCTGGTGTTCATACTCTTTTAGGGTTTGTGATGTTCCGATGGTTTTGTTAATCCGCGATAAACTGTTCGAAGCCGTCGGACTGGATGGTGCCGAACGTCCCGTCGTCGATTTCGTAGATGAAGAGGTAGTGCAACCCCGGAATCGTGGCTGCCACCTTCTTCGACTGTTCAATGCCCATCGCCATGAAAGCGGTGGCATAGGCATCGGCAGTCATGCAATCGTCGGCAATCACAGTGGCACCCAGGATATCGAGTTGTGAGGGATAGCCGCTCAACGGGTCGATGGTATGGGCATATTTCTTCCCATCCCTTATGTAGAAATTACGGTAATTGCCGGAGGTGGCCAGCGCTTTGTCGCAGAGTGAGAGGATGGTCTGCAGCTCATGTTGCATACCTGTGCTGTCGTCGATTGGCTTGTCCACACCGATGCGCCAGCATTCACCCTTGTCGTTCACCCCACGGGCGGTGATTTCGCCGCCGATCTCCACCATATAATTCTCGATGCCGTGCCGCGCCAGCATATCACCCACCACGTCGCAGGCGTACCCCTTGGCGATGGCGGAGGTGTTGAGGGTGACGCGCGGGTCGCTTTTCACGATTTTTCCTTCCGCATCGATCATGATCTTGTCATAACCCACAAACTGTTTCAAGCTGTCGATGATCTCGGGTGTCACACTCTCCATATTCGCGAAACCGAAGCCCCATGCGTTGATCAGCGGTGAGACGGTGATGTCGAACTTGCCACCGGTTCTTTGTGCGATCTCCTGTGAGCGGTT
This genomic window from Dysgonomonadaceae bacterium zrk40 contains:
- a CDS encoding IS982 family transposase; this translates as MITTDKVIEIFCIADDFCAEYENEIQNHQLQAGGTTKRRNRKTQMSQSEIIAVMVCFHCGTFHNFKNYYLFYICKHMKSYFPNAVSYNRFVELQPRVIVPFMLLLKLFGFGECTGITYVDSTPIKVCHNKRIHSNKVFRDLAQRGKSTMGWFFGFKLHLVCNEKGELLNFSLTKGNVDDRNPDVINVLTKDLFGKLYADKGYISTKLFEMLFDQGVHLVTGIRSNMKNSLMSFRDKILLRKRSVIESINDELKNICQIEHSRHRSTHNFIMNIIAALVAYCFFPKKPSIKFEVEKSSQLTIWG
- a CDS encoding DUF1080 domain-containing protein, which gives rise to MKKNTFFVMILSALLLTACNGSQPSGDLLGENAATLWELQGDATISDKTLTLNEGAAALLKKGRYDNFELSLTLRLTETGKGFLAFHSDEAMTKGYRVALNNDLTDEEWWTKTGSLLGVRNLTKSVVKSNEWFNMILRVEGNAITILLNGTPVVEYIEPAAPYRTEEHASQLLSKGTFALKSNAGTIEVSAISLALLPEATDLSTQLAEAIDETDDQIIRLHQENFPVLDYHVHLKGISADEAAAQSRRYGINYALAPNCGIGFPITSDEEVLQYLKEMEGQPFIQAMQGEGREWPETFSEEVRERFDYVFTDALTFTDRKGRRTRLWIPEEVFIEDEEEYMDLIVEKIVAVMQEPMDVYVNPNFLPEVMNDRYDAFWTEERMDRVITAMKGTGKALEINHRYRIPYQAFIQKAKNAGLKFTFGTNNADGNFGKMEYCIEMKEACGITAADMYKPNIQE
- a CDS encoding methylated-DNA--[protein]-cysteine S-methyltransferase, translating into MNASPAQHRIIPMTPAEERELVIRYAIHNSSYGPLLIASSTRGILFTGFGEEEQLLGELRDRFPAALITSGEDPLHRRALARIEKPYSEDTLSLHLKGTAFQLAVWEELLQIPCGKTTSYATLAQKIGHPASSRAVGNAVGRNPVACLIPCHRVLRSDKQMGGYHWGTHVKVKLLEAEAALSFQSTINNNR
- a CDS encoding 30S ribosomal protein S16 → MATKLRLQRRGRKNYPFYQIIVADSRAPRDGKYIERIGSYNPNTHPATITLDFDRALYWLQTGAQPSDTVRNILSEEGVLMKKHLLGGVTKGAFDAAEAERRFEAWKNNKQQANHSLKLKDEEKERADAKARLDAEKEVNKARAEVLALKKAEEEAANAPVVEEAPAVEEPKAEEAPAVEEAPVVEEAPAVEEPKAEEAPAVEEPKVEEAPVAEEPKAEEAPAAEEPKAEETPSSEEKKESAE
- a CDS encoding FAD:protein FMN transferase, with the protein product MSKRTTYLLLLSLLLLSCNSSGSKKDYIYHQEQGEIFHTGFHIKYAYSRSLREEIMAELERFDRSLNPFRDDAIITKVNRNEPVALDSFFLNCFNRSQEIAQRTGGKFDITVSPLINAWGFGFANMESVTPEIIDSLKQFVGYDKIMIDAEGKIVKSDPRVTLNTSAIAKGYACDVVGDMLARHGIENYMVEIGGEITARGVNDKGECWRIGVDKPIDDSTGMQHELQTILSLCDKALATSGNYRNFYIRDGKKYAHTIDPLSGYPSQLDILGATVIADDCMTADAYATAFMAMGIEQSKKVAATIPGLHYLFIYEIDDGTFGTIQSDGFEQFIAD